In Zerene cesonia ecotype Mississippi chromosome 17, Zerene_cesonia_1.1, whole genome shotgun sequence, a single genomic region encodes these proteins:
- the LOC119833339 gene encoding uncharacterized protein LOC119833339, translating into MEDKSTVDVFEFGNNEGYVAFTKSGKIGVLEKNVDIPIVLPYCMELRYVRVAVDNAIGPPKVDFDADVNTVRIKYRRGQFSISSYTVTAKAEQSSSCGQQFS; encoded by the exons ATGGAAGACAAAAG TACGGTGGATGTTTTTGAGTTTG GTAATAATGAGGGATATGTTGCATTTACAAAATCTGGCAAAATTGGTGTACTGGAGAAAAACGTCGACATTCCTATTGTT TTACCGTATTGCATGGAATTGAGATACGTGCGGGTAGCTGTTGACAACGCTATCGGCCCTCCCAAAGTGGATTTTGATGCCGACGTGAACACGGTTCGCATCAAATATCGTCGTGGACAATTCAGCATATCCAGCTATACAGTAACTGCCAAAGCTGAGCAATCCAGTTCATGTGGTCAACAGTTTTcgtga
- the LOC119833340 gene encoding uncharacterized protein LOC119833340: MRSLLILTFLCAYLKQLECLSSTEDVFEFGTNEGRVAFSTSGNIGLLEKNVKIPIKVPYCMDLTYVRVVVDNWKAPPKVDFDSEINTINIKYRLLQFSKSSYTVIAKGVLNYLKFHLIRFSVSGAMKLEKIGELKK, encoded by the exons ATGAGatcacttttaatattaacttttttatgtgcatatttaaaacaattggaATGTTTGAGTAGCACAGAAGATGTATTCGAATTCG GAACAAATGAAGGACGGGTGGCATTTTCAACATCTGGTAATATTGGATTGTTGGAGAAGAATGTGAAAATACCAAtaaaa GTACCCTACTGCATGGACCTGACTTATGTCCGAGTGGTCGTGGATAATTGGAAGGCCCCACCAAAAGTAGACTTTGACtctgaaataaatactatCAACATAAAGTATAGACTGCTACAGTTCAGCAAGTCTTCATATACAGTCATTGCTAAGGGA GTCTTAAACTATCtcaaatttcatctaattcGGTTCAGTGTTTCAGGCGCGATGAAGTTGGAGAAAATAGGCGAACTGAAAAAATAG
- the LOC119833341 gene encoding uncharacterized protein LOC119833341: protein MLPYRERACDELLQNPLLRTPPPEPERPRPPRVRKPREFKLPPRFPLLSKDFYATWCNHQKELQMAKHKVDDHPPELFPELYLKPRRLDYYARQLEENMNVNKELLKRINLIQRTGGFVDCWMYPELTDTYNKLLCKQRQRVLDEIRRQNLYFYSRLLIARSEQPLTKELEELWKDTKHKLILGASLPFILFKTEKIDRDIRDPAFDKPPNANRTKVSMDIWVVGGSKIGRVTIELFNDIAPRTCQLFLCLVKGDKRGHAYTGTRIFRVVPDLYCRGGDVTKDNGFGCYLPEGQTDPMEPECLRLKHSVPGVLSMVVTSDNEVCGQFNIIFKPLPQFDGKHVVFGRITGGPAQALERISALGLPLGTTTSDCIIKSCGWYTRTNQYKEGNANTIKFPPRRKAKN from the exons ATGCTCCCATACCGTGAACGAGCGTGTGACGAACTCCTTCAAAACCCTTTACTTCGAACACCACCACCGGAGCCTGAACGGCCTCGTCCGCCTCGTGTACGTAAACCGAGGGAGTTCAAATTA CCACCAAGATTCCCTCTTCTATCAAAAGATTTCTATGCAACATGGTGCAATCATCAAAAGGAG CTGCAAATGGCCAAACACAAGGTGGACGACCATCCCCCGGAACTTTTTCCCGAACTATATTTGAAGCCTCGTCGATTGGACTACTACGCCAGACAGCTTGAAGAAAACATGAATGTTAATAAGGAGTTACTTAAGCGCATCAATCTTATACAACGAACcgga GGTTTTGTAGATTGCTGGATGTACCCGGAGCTTACGGACACATACAATAAACTGTTGTGTAAGCAACGACAAAGAGTTTTGGATGAAATACGAAGACAGAACTTATACTTTTATTCTCGACTGTTAATAGCT AGATCAGAGCAACCACTTACAAAAGAACTTGAAGAACTTTGGAAGgatacaaaacataaattaatattaggaGCATC CTTaccatttattttgttcaaaacTGAAAAGATAGATCGTGATATAAGAGATCCCGCTTTCGACAAACCACCTAACGCAAATCGCACGAA gGTTTCAATGGATATTTGGGTGGTTGGAGGGTCTAAGATTGGACGTGTCACGATTGAGCTCTTTAATGATATCGCACCCAGAACTTGTCAATTATTTCTCTGTCTCGTAAAAGGTGATAAAAGGGGTCACGCATATACGGGTACTAGAATATTCAG aGTAGTACCAGACTTGTACTGTCGAGGTGGTGACGTTACCAAAGATAATGGATTCGGTTGCTACTTACCGGAAGGTCAGACTGACCCCATGGAGCCTGAATGTCTACGGCTTAAACATTCCGTTCCAG gcgTCTTATCAATGGTGGTAACATCAGATAATGAAGTGTGCGGAcagttcaatataattttcaaaccCCTACCACAATTCGATGGCAAGCACGTTGTCTTCGGGAGG ATAACAGGAGGACCAGCACAAGCGCTCGAAAGAATCAGCGCTTTAGGTCTTCCATTGGGGACTACTACATCTGACTGCATCATCAAGAGCTGCGGTTGGTATACTCGCACTAATCAGTATAAAGAAGGCAACGcgaatactataaaatttccACCACGACGAAAGGCTAAAAATTGA
- the LOC119833455 gene encoding leukocyte surface antigen CD53-like codes for MAMSGAMDSCGRCMKVSLVAINVVTFLGGLLAVAIGAWIWTSRSFSSTLMSNNMFIASVVVVVAMGAAIMLLSFLGCCGAAKEVKCMLLTYYILVFIIFVAMLVGGILLFVFREKVLSTLDREMHASIPNYGVKHEYTKAWDDTQTYLQCCGVKSHNDWNGNVPESCCKELYPGKRLDCKYSPNPTTMYMDGCLNKTIDLLREDAAYVGAVAIIVALVMVLALIFSCGLFVKIE; via the exons ATGGCGATGAGCGGCGCGATGGACAGCTGCGGCCGGTGCATGAAGGTGTCACTGGTTGCCATTAATGTTGTTACATTT TTGGGTGGTCTGCTAGCAGTAGCGATAGGAGCATGGATTTGGACGTCCCGTTCTTTTTCTAGCACGCTCATGagcaataatatgtttattgctTCTGTGGTCGTGGTTGTGGCCATGGGCGCCGCCATCATGCTACTGTCTTTCCTCGGCTGCTGTGGTGCCGCTAAAGAAGTCAAGTGCATGTTATTGAcg TATTACATCCTGGTATTCATAATCTTCGTCGCAATGTTAGTTGGCGGGATCTTGTTGTTCGTGTTTCGGGAAAAGGTCCTCTCAACGTTGGACCGGGAGATGCACGCGTCGATTCCAAACTATGGCGTGAAGCACGAATACACCAAGGCGTGGGACGACACGCAGACATATCTGCAGTGTTGTGGTGTCAAGAGTCATAACGACTGGAACGGCAATGTTCCTGAGAGCTGCTGTAAAGAGCTGTACCCGGGCAAG CGGCTGGACTGTAAATATTCCCCAAACCCGACCACAATGTATATGGATGGTTGTCTTAACAAAACCATCGACTTGCTCCGCGAAGACGCCGCGTACGTCGGCGCTGTGGCAATTATTGTGGCCTTGGTCATG gtacTGGCGCTAATCTTCTCTTGTGGATTATTCGTGAAAATAGAGTGA
- the LOC119833613 gene encoding tudor domain-containing protein 3 yields MQNLSMSLKESLKELGWHLSDDGVDTLSENGKIQDVQLLTKKALDHDLREIGEAAFPEDFLKDPSKLESPVVIQIQKVRNVSAPKANEESTSAPRMLKLILHDGKSTCAALEINPIPNLTINTPPGTKILLKCEGLEIYHNVIWLSPNVVTVLGGKVTHMIEKWELNRSLAKHTRGGVDAGPPPWIPFGQRLEANPLEKQFKSLQEAAKQDNPEFEAQRKGAIAEAQRLSGVKKVFGGGTKPLLDANVQKIVDAGFTEEQAENALKYTKNNVDRALRILQKRDNSENRNKEKQKESEPPKRKGRNKDKDNNNDDDVIPVKPSGKVSLFDFLEDKLPNVPDRQRDRNNRSESSAPFEESRERNYGSRDRNNSRQNPRNQGNRHDGPRHRSDNRGHYNDNHPPHREERKYQTQVETPPRFQKKFEEMNKQHSNNQYAYKNSYNNQPHNQYNNRRNDRNYNNDNKMQQQNQQPYHNNNTQAIDNLVEATANMNLMSNQQRPNEETPSPHNYQIHEQSYPKQSYHHNQNVQDTQQFRRNNDVPKYQDQSYQRRQQPNGYVDQPPQNAMYPNVNYMANIQGGYNGRQYGYGGRPQEYNTLRTGGPFLPGSLLGFQNAAVNEQARAMLGVADINWKVGDRCLALYWEDNNFYEAEITGISANTVVVKFCAYGNHEEVLKSNCLPYPNQATSGGYASRGVFPARRP; encoded by the exons atgcaaaatctCAGTATGTCGCTCAAAGAAAGTCTTAAAGAGCTGGGCTG GCACTTGAGTGATGATGGTGTGGATACTCTTAGCGAAAACGGAAAAATACAGGATGTACAGCTTCTAACTAAGAAAGCATTAGAT CACGATTTGAGGGAAATAGGCGAGGCAGCCTTTCCTGAAGATTTTCTAAAAGATCCATCTAAATTAGAGAGCCCTGTTGTAATTCAGATTCAGAAAGTCAGGAATGTATCTGCTCCTAAAGCTAATGAGGAATCAACATCTGCTCCTCGCATGTTGAAGTTGATATTGCATGATGGCAAATCAACATGTGCAGCATTAGAAATAAACCCTATTcctaatttaacaataaatacccCACCAGGCACTAAAATACTGCTGAAATGTGAAGGTTtagaaatatatcataatgtaATCTGGTTATCGCCCAATGTGGTCACAGTTCTAGGAGGAAAGGTAACTCATATGATTGAAAAGTGGGAATTGAATAGAAGCCTTGCAAAACATACTAGAG gcgGCGTTGATGCTGGTCCTCCGCCGTGGATTCCTTTTGGTCAACGGTTAGAAGCTAACCCATTAGAAAAACAATTCAAGAGCCTACAAGAAGCAGCTAAGCAAGACAACCCGGAGTTTGAGGCTCAAAGGAAAGGTGCTATAGCAGAAGCACAAAGGTTATCTGGTGTAAAGAAG gtTTTCGGAGGTGGAACAAAACCTTTACTAGATGCAAATGTACAGAAGATTGTTGATGCTGGATTTACTGAAGAACAGGCTGAGAATGccttaaaatacacaaaaaataatgtagatCGTGCATTAAGAATATTGCAAAAGCGAGACAATTCGGAAAAtcgtaataaagaaaaacaaaaggaATCTGAACCACCAAAACGAAAAGGCcgtaataaagataaagataataacaatgatgatgatgtaataCCAGTGAAACCTTCTGGAAAGGTATCCCTCTTCGACTTTTTGGAGGATAAACTTCCGAATGTTCCAGACAGACAACGTGATAGAAATAACCGCAGTGAAAGCAGTGCTCCGTTTGAGGAAAGTCGAGAAAGAAATTATGGAAGTAGAGACCGAAATAATTCCCGTCAGAATCCTCGGAACCAAGGCAACAGGCATGATGGCCCCCGGCATCGATCAGACAACAGAGGTCATTATAATGACAATCATCCACCACACAGAGAAGAACGGAAATATCAAACCCAAGTAGAGACTCCACCTAGAttccaaaaaaaatttgaGGAAATGAATAAACAACACTCAAATAACCAgtatgcatataaaaattcatacaacAACCAACCCCataatcaatacaataataggAGGAAcgatagaaattataataatgataataaaatgcaacAACAGAACCAGCAACCTTATCATAACAATAACACCCAAGCAATAGACAATTTAGTAGAAGCAACAGCTAATATGAATCTTATGTCAAATCAGCAGCGTCCCAATGAAGAAACACCTTCCCCACACAATTACCAAATTCATGAGCAATCATACCCTAAACAGTCTTATCATCACAACCAGAATGTGCAAGATACACAACAGTTTAGGCGAAATAATGATGTGCCAAAATATCAGGATCAGTCATATCAACGTCGGCAGCAACCCAATGGTTACGTTGATCAACCTCCTCAGAATGCTATGTAtccaaatgtaaattatatggcAAATATTCAAGGAGGTTACAATGGTCGACAGTATGGTTATGGTGGAAGGCCACAAGAATATAATACACTTCGGACGGGTGGCCCATTTTTACCAGGTTCGTTGCTCGGGTTTCAAAATGCAGCAGTTAATGAACAAGCCCGTGCAATGTTAGGTGTAGCTGATATTAATTGGAAAGTAGGCGATCGGTGCTTGGCACTATACTGGGAAGATaataat TTTTATGAAGCTGAGATAACTGGTATATCAGCTAATACTGTAGTAGTCAAATTTTGTGCATATGGTAATCACGAAGAAGTTCTCAAGTCCAACTGCTTGCCTTATCCAAATCAAG CGACGTCCGGCGGATACGCGTCGCGCGGCGTGTTCCCCGCGCGGCGGCCCTAG
- the LOC119833673 gene encoding copper transport protein ATOX1: protein MSSVHIFNVEMTCEGCSGAVERVLNRLKGQGVEDISISLAEQKVLVTSTLTADQLLEVIKKTGKKTQYVGKQ from the exons ATGTCATcg gttCATATTTTCAACGTTGAAATGACTTGCGAAGGTTGCTCTGGGGCTGTTGAAAGAGTTCTTAACAGATTAAAAGGACAGGGAGTTGAGGACATATCAATAAGTTTAGCTGAACAGAAAGTATTGGTTACTTCTACACTTACAGCAGACCAACTTCTTGAAGTTATAAAGAAAACTGGAAAGAAGACACAATATGTTGGTAAACAGTAA
- the LOC119833674 gene encoding POC1 centriolar protein homolog A produces the protein MECDTFTCLDPCLEKHLKGHRNSITALFYSPNEQKIASSSLDNSVLLWDLSGKSGRSYRFLGHDEAVMDVTFSPTGKYMASASRDKTVRLWVPTVTGSTGMFKAHSQTVRSVQFSPDGSKILTASDDKIIKLWSSDKYKFLASLVGHTNWVRRAIMSQDGSIIASCSDDKSTKLWNSETGECIHTYKDQKGHGIYLAWHPSSCYVAVGTTQGNIKLYDVRTHTLVQYYSIHSGSVNQLSFHPSGSYILTASKDGTMKILDLLEGHPLFTLSGHTGSVNAVNFSPSGNGFASAGEDKLGAKIWYQCYHSNKYPVTTFSHLDDFNDTLETVVSDLHGPNAHSTLVDSIPSQAEFLNSQDNTGRQDTGSQIRQSIDCSNNVGHSSHIPRLPPTRTTYTIPSIINKSTNLINENSIYGMIKLGDNDVCYTSGTIEWVGRKRSFPINSGFKVVNEQNVNNTEPLLKKVKRLNRTYTCGIDEFKECDCGDVLPTVNAIVDHLNALHEAVDLVDLRLNTIEGAIEKSG, from the exons cTTTGGGATCTGTCTGGTAAAAGTGGCAGAAGTTATCGTTTCCTAGGACATGATGAAGCGGTTATGGATGTAACATTTTCTCCAACTGGGAAGTATATGGCGTCAGCATCTCGTGATAAAACCGTAAGATTGTGGGTGCCTACAGTAACTGGGAGCACGGGAATGTTTAAGGCACATTCACAAACTGTTCGCTCAGTTCAATTTAGTCCTGATGGTAGTAAG ATATTGACAGCTTcagatgataaaataataaaactctgGTCAAGTGACAAGTACAAATTCTTAGCATCACTAGTTGGTCATACAAATTGGGTGAGGAGAGCTATTATGTCTCAAGATGGGTCAATCATTGCTTCATGTTCAGATGATAAGTCCACAAAACTTTGGAATTCTGAGACTGGTGAATGTATTCATACGTATAAGGACCAGAAAGGTCATGGGATTTATCTAGCATGGCATCCTTCTAGTTGCTATGTCGCAGTTGGCACTACACAAGgcaatattaaactttatgatGTAAGAACACATACTTTAGTGCAGTATTATAG CATTCACAGTGGTTCAGTTAATCAACTTTCTTTTCATCCTAGTGgcagttatattttaactgcAAGCAAAGATGGAACAATGAAG ATATTAGATCTCTTAGAGGGTCATCCACTATTTACTTTAAGTGGACATACAGGTTCAGTAAATGCTGTAAATTTTTCACCAAGTGGCAATGGTTTTGCATCAGCAGGAGAGGAtaagcta GGAGCGAAGATATGGTATCAATGCTATCACAGCAATAAGTACCCTGTTACTACTTTTTCACATTTGGATGATTTTAATGACACTTTGGAAACAGTGGTTAGTGATTTACATGGACCTAATGCTCATAGTACTTTAGTAGATTCAATTCCTAGTCAAGCTGAATTTTTGAATTCTCAAGATAATACTGGAAGACAGGATACAGGATCGCAAATAAGGCAATCAATTGATTGTTCAAACAATGTAGGACATAGCAGCCACATTCCACGTTTACCACCTACAAGAACCACTTATACAATTCCATCAATCATAAATAAGTCAACTAatctaattaatgaaaatagcATTTATGGTATGATTAAACTAGGCGACAATGATGTTTGCTATACTAGTGGTACCATAGAGTGGGTGGGAAGGAAGAGAAGCTTTCCAATTAACAGTGGTTTTAAAGTGGTTAATGAACAAAATGTGAACAATACTGAGCCATTATTGAAAAAAGTCAAGAGACTTAACAGAACATACACTTGTGGGATAGATGAGTTCAAAGAATGTGACTGTGGAGACGTGCTACCAACAGTAAATGCAATTGTGGATCATTTAAATGCACTTCATGAAGCAGTGGATCTTGTTGATTTAAGATTAAACACTATTGAGGGTGCTATTGAAAAAAGTGGATAG